GCCCTGGTGGAGGCGACGCGGGAGGCCGTCGCCAACGTCACCGGCCGCAGTCTGGTGCTGTCCACCGGCGGCGGCACCTCGGACGGGCGCTTCATCGCGCCCACGGGCGCCCAGGTCATCGAGCTCGGCCCGCTGAACGCGACCATTCACCAGGTGGACGAGCGTGTCACCGCGGACGATCTTGACGTATTGTCGGTGATTTACGAAGACATCCTAACGCGACTTCTTACGTGAAGACGTTCTCCGGACCGCGCTGATGCCCCTGCTGCTGCTGGTTACGGTCCTGGTCTTCTGTGCCCTGTACGCGCCTCAGCCGCTGCTGCCTCTGCTGGCCACCCTGCACGACATCGGCGAGAGCCGCGCCGCGCTGTTGATCACGGCGACGCTGCTGCCCCTGAGCATCGCCCCGATCCTCTACGGGCTGGTCCTCGAGCGGCTCAGCGCCCGCCGGGTTCTGGCGGTGGCCACCGCCCTGCTGGGGCTGAGCCAGATCGCATTCGCCGTGGCGCCCGACTTCAATCTGCAACTGGCGGCCCGCATCGGCCAGGGGCTGCTGATCCCGGCTGCCATGACGGCCCTGATGACGTTCATCGCCGGCCGCGTTCCGGCCCGGGACCTGGCCCGCACCATGGCGACCTATGTTGCGGCGACGGTTCTGGGCGGGTTCCTGGGCCGCTTGCTGGCCGGGGTGATCGCCGCCCACTGGCAGTGGCAGGCGTCGTTCTGGCTGCTGGGCCTGGCACTGCTTCTGGCCGCACCCCTGATTCTGCGGCTGGGGAGTGATCCGCCGGCAAGCAGTACCCGCATTGGCTGGCGGGACTGCCGTGCGGTGCTGATCCGCCCCGGCGTGGCCAGCACCTGTTTCATGGGCTTCAGCGTGTTCTTCGTGTTCGCGGCACTGCTCACCTACCTGCCTTTCCGGACCGTGGCGCTGGCGCCAGGGACCGGGGAGGACACCATCGCCCTGCTCTACGCGGGTTATCTCATGGGCATTGTCGTGGCGCTGGCCTCCGGCCGCATCACCGTGTGGACCGGCAGTCAGCGCCGCAGCATCCAGCTCGGCCTGGGCGTTTTCCTGGCCGGAACCCTGCTGTTCCTGCTGCCGGCTCTGTGGCTGGTCTTCGCCGCCATGTTCCTGTTCTGTGCCGGCATGTTCCTGGTGCACGGCACCGCGCCAGGGGTGGTGAACGCCCTGGCGCCGGACCGGCGCGGCGTGGTCAACGGGCTCTACATCGCCTCCTACTACGCCGGGGGCACCCTGGGAGCCTGGCTGCCTGGTATCCTGTATGCCGGCTACGGCTGGACAGTCATGGTGCTGTCCACCAGCATCATCATCGCCGTCGCCGCGGTGGCGACGCGCTACCTGCCATCCCCGCACGCTGGAGCAACACCGCAATGAGTCGACTCGGTGACATCCCGGTTTCCATCCTCGACCT
The DNA window shown above is from Aquisalimonas sp. 2447 and carries:
- a CDS encoding MFS transporter, with protein sequence MPLLLLVTVLVFCALYAPQPLLPLLATLHDIGESRAALLITATLLPLSIAPILYGLVLERLSARRVLAVATALLGLSQIAFAVAPDFNLQLAARIGQGLLIPAAMTALMTFIAGRVPARDLARTMATYVAATVLGGFLGRLLAGVIAAHWQWQASFWLLGLALLLAAPLILRLGSDPPASSTRIGWRDCRAVLIRPGVASTCFMGFSVFFVFAALLTYLPFRTVALAPGTGEDTIALLYAGYLMGIVVALASGRITVWTGSQRRSIQLGLGVFLAGTLLFLLPALWLVFAAMFLFCAGMFLVHGTAPGVVNALAPDRRGVVNGLYIASYYAGGTLGAWLPGILYAGYGWTVMVLSTSIIIAVAAVATRYLPSPHAGATPQ